In the genome of Tautonia rosea, the window CCGCAGCATCGACATCGTCCTGTCGAGCGTCCCTGGCTCCGTCTCCCGCCAGTGGAGCCCCATCGCCGCCTCGGCCGGAGCGGTCGTCATCGACAACTCCAGCGCCTTTCGCATGGACCCCGACGTTCCCCTCGTCGTCCCCGAGGTCAACGCCCACGACATCCCGAAACACAAAGGGATCATCGCCAACCCCAACTGCTCGACCATCCAGATGGTCGTCGCCCTCAAGCCGCTGCACGACGCCGCGACCATCCGCCGCGTCGTCGTCAGCACCTATCAATCCGTCTCCGGGGCCGGCCAGAGCGGCCTGGTCGAGCTCGAAGAACAGCTCGAAGCCCTCGTCCACAAACGCGACTGGCCCGAGCCGTCGAAGTTCGCCCACCCGATCGCCGGCAACTGCCTGCCCCACATCGACGTCTTCCTCCCCGACGGCTACACCAAGGAGGAGCGGAAGATGATCGACGAGACGCGCAAGATTATGGGAGACGAATCCATCGAGGTCGTTCCCACCTGCGTCCGCGTTCCCGTGCCGTACTCGCACAGCGAGTCGATCCTCGTCGAGTTCGATCGCCCGCTCTCTCCCGACGACGCCCGAGCCCTCTGGGCCAAGGCCCCCGGGATCACCGTGCTCGACAACCCCGAGCACAACCAGTACCCCCTCGCCGCCGACGCTGAAGGCCACGACGACGTTTTCGTGGGACGCATCCGGCAAGATCCCTCCCGCGCCAACGCCCTCTTGTTCTGGTGCGTCAGCGACAACCTCCGCAAAGGCGCGGCTACCAACGCGGTGCAGATTGCCGAGGAACTGGTGAAGCTCTCCCCCGTCAATTCCTAACCGCCTTTCGGACGGACGATCGGCATGACCTCCCACCCGCTTGACCTCGACGCGGCCCGCTGTCGCCTCGTGCTCAACGACCTGAGCGGGGAGGAGGTGCTTGCCGTCGCCGAGCATGCCCTTAATCAAGGGCGCTGGTGCGACGAATTCTGAGTCCTCGTTGGCCAAAAGACCCCTTGATCTGGGAGGTTCGTCCCATCTTCGAACGCGGTCTCAGGACGCTTGGTCTGGAACGTCCCAGCCTCGAACAGGCTCTCATTAGCGTCGGTTGCTGGCGGTCGATGCAGATCCTCGATGGGACAACCTCTCCCGCCCTTGCCGCCTGGAGTCTTCGCCAGATCGCCGGTAAGCACTGGTCCCATTGCGATCCGCTCCTTCCGTTCGTCTCGCTCGACGAGGATTGCCAGTCGGCCGAGGGGGAGCACTGGCGCACGGTGCAGGCGCGGTCTGATCGAGCCATCGTCGAGGAGGCCCAACGATTCCTGCTCGACCATTTGAACGCCTTCCCCCAACCGTGACGATGCGGAACATCAAGCTCACCCTCTGCTACGACGGTGCCGGTTACCACGGCTGGCAACGCCAGCCGGGACGTCCGACGATTCAGGGCGAACTCGAATCAGCCATCGAGCAGATTCTCGGCGATCGGCCGACGACCCTGGCCAGCGGCCGAACCGATGCCGGGGTCCACGCGATCGGCCAGGTGGCGACGTTCGAATCCGAGACGACCTTGCCCCCCGACGTGCTCGTTCGGGCCATCAATGCCAAGCTCCCGCGATCGATCCGGGTTCTTCATGCCGAGGATGTCCCGCTCGACTTCCACGCCACCCTCAGCGCAACAAGCAAACGCTATCGTTACGTGATCGACAATTCCCGGATCCCCGACCCCTTCCAGCGTCACTCTTGCTGGCACGTCGGCTACCCGCTCGACGAGCAGCGCATGCACCGCGCCGGCCAGGGCCTGAAGGGGACCCATGACTACCGTAGCTTCGAAACCGAGTGGCCGAACCGCCAGACCAGCATCCGCACCATCTTCGACATCGCCGTCTCGCGTCACGAACACCTCGTGCATGTCGAGGTCGAGGCCGACGGCTTCCTGTACAATATGGTCCGGGCGATCACCGGCACGCTCGTCCTTGTTGGGAGTGGTCGACGCCCCGAAACCTTCGCCGCCGAGGCCCTCGCCGCCCAGGCTCGCCGCGAGGCCGGACCGACCGCTCCCCCTCAAGGTCTGTTCTTGCTCTACGTACGGTACGACGGCGTACTCCCCTCTACGACCCAGGAGAGGCCCTGACGCCTCGGCTTCATGCACATTGTTCATGTCATCACGCGATTGATTCTCGGAGGCGCTCAGGAGAATACCCTCTTGACTGTCGAAGGATTGCACCACCGCTACGGCGATGACGTGACCCTCATCACCGGCCCCGCCGAAGGCCCCGAGGGAGATCTGTTCGACCGCGCCGAGCGTCAGGGTCTCCAGGTCGAGCTGATGCCTGAACTCGTCCGAGCCATCCGCCCGGGAACCGACTGGAAGGCATACCAAAAGCTCCGCCAGGCCATTCGACGGCTCAATCCCGAGGTCGTCCACACCCATAGCTCAAAGGCCGGAATCGTGGGCCGCGCCGCCGCCTGGGACGAGAAGGTACCACTCGTTGTTCACACAATTCACGGTCTCCCCTTCGGCCCGTCCGAGAAACCCTGGCGCAATCGACTCTACATCGGCCTCGAACGCTGGGCGGCAAAGCGGTGCCATGCCATTGTCAGCGTCTGTGACGCCATGACCGAACAGGCCCTCGCCGCTGGAGTCGGAATGCCCGAGCAGTTCCAGACCGTCTACAGCGGCATGGAGGTCGAGCCCTTCCTCAACCCGCCCAGGCCCCGCGACGAGATCCGCCGCGAGCTTGGCCTCGCTGATCACGACGTCGCCTTTGCCACCGTCGCCCGATTGTTCGAGCGCAAGGGGCACGAGGACATTTTGGAAATCGCCCCCCGCGTCCTTCGCCAGAACCCGAACGTCCGATTCGTCTGGATCGGCAGTGGCATCCTCCGCGATCGGCTCGAAGCCGAGGCCGATCGGCTCGGCATCCGCCACGCCATCCATTTCACCGGCCTTGTGCCGCCGGATCGCATTCCGGAGTTGCTTAACGCCTGCGACGCCGTTCTGCACCCGAGCTACCGGGAAGGCTTGGCCAGAGTCTTGCCTCAGGGGTTGATTGTGGGCCGCCCGGCGATCAGCTATGACGTGGACGGGGCACGGGAGGTCGTGCTCCCGGAGACGGGTATCCTCGTGCCGTTCCTCGATCGCGATCGGCTTGCCTCGGCCATTCTCGAACTGGCCGAAAACGCCGACCGGCGAGCAGCCCTCGGAGCCGAAGGCCGTCGCCGGTTTGCCGATCAATTTCGCAAGGAAACGATGGTCGATCAGCTCCGATCACTTTATACGGAGCGACTCCAGGGTCTCTCGTCCCCGGGCGACGGTCGGCACCGGGCCTCCGTCGGGTGAGGTGGTCCCCGGCTTCGGCCGGATGACGACGAGCGTCAATTCCTCGTTCCGGAATCGCTCGACGTTGAACCCCTCCACCTTGCCCCGTTCTTCGACTTGCAGACGAGGGTGATTCCGGAGCATTTCCAGTTCCAGGGGCATCAGGGCAGAGACGAGCGCCCCGGTGCGTCGGGCGTAATTGTCCGCATCAACCCGGCCGAGGAGTTCGGGAATCGGATAGCCGATCGAGTAAATGATCCCCGGCGGCTTGAACGACGCCAGGACTGGCACCGCCCCCTCGGTTCGCTCGATCCGATCGAGAGCCTTCGCCACCTTCTGCGGCAGGCGGTAGGGCTCGACCGAGGGCAGGAACCAGGCCCCGACGATCAGCATCACCACCGCCCACGACCCGACCAGGCTCGCCGCGGCCCGTTCCGTCGCACCGTTGCGCAGACGATCCACCGCGTACAGAGTACCCAAACCGATCACCACCGCCGCGGCCAGGCAAGGCCAACGCAACTGTCCCGGCAAGGCCACCGCCCCGGCCAAACCACCGACGCTCAACGCAATGCCGACCCCGGCGAGCAACCCGAGCGAGGTGCTGCCGAGCGTCCATCGCCGCAGGTTCAGCTCCGATCGCGACAGGGCGACGATCAGCCAACCCACCGCCAGGGCACAGGCCGGATACGCTGGCAAATAGTAGTGGATGATCTTCGTCCGCATGATTTCAAGCAACAGCAGCGGCCCGATGATCCACCCCAGCACAAACGCCGCCTCGGGCATCTGCCGCCGCTGTCGCCAGAGACCCACCAGGCTCGCCGGCAACAACGCCGACCACGGATAGAGCAAGGGCAAGGTCAAGGCGACGTAATAACCCGGGAAGCCTCCGTGCGTCTCGATCGCCTCGGTCGCCCGCTTCACCACGTGGTAGCCCCAGGCCACGCTGAAGAACGACCCCTCACTCAGGATGCCGATGGCGACATACCAAGGGGCCGCAATCGCCAGGAACAACAGGAACCCCCAGTTCCTCACGAACCATCGACCTGTAACCCGAAGCGTCAGCGCGATCATCGTGGCAGGCACCGCCACCAGGCCGGCCAGGCCTCCTCTCGCCATTGCCTCTCGGAAGCGAAGGCCCTCATC includes:
- a CDS encoding aspartate-semialdehyde dehydrogenase, whose translation is MKRVAVVGATGAVGERMIRLLEERAFPVQSLTCLASERSAGANRTARFEGQEIPVEPIREEAFRSIDIVLSSVPGSVSRQWSPIAASAGAVVIDNSSAFRMDPDVPLVVPEVNAHDIPKHKGIIANPNCSTIQMVVALKPLHDAATIRRVVVSTYQSVSGAGQSGLVELEEQLEALVHKRDWPEPSKFAHPIAGNCLPHIDVFLPDGYTKEERKMIDETRKIMGDESIEVVPTCVRVPVPYSHSESILVEFDRPLSPDDARALWAKAPGITVLDNPEHNQYPLAADAEGHDDVFVGRIRQDPSRANALLFWCVSDNLRKGAATNAVQIAEELVKLSPVNS
- the truA gene encoding tRNA pseudouridine(38-40) synthase TruA — its product is MRNIKLTLCYDGAGYHGWQRQPGRPTIQGELESAIEQILGDRPTTLASGRTDAGVHAIGQVATFESETTLPPDVLVRAINAKLPRSIRVLHAEDVPLDFHATLSATSKRYRYVIDNSRIPDPFQRHSCWHVGYPLDEQRMHRAGQGLKGTHDYRSFETEWPNRQTSIRTIFDIAVSRHEHLVHVEVEADGFLYNMVRAITGTLVLVGSGRRPETFAAEALAAQARREAGPTAPPQGLFLLYVRYDGVLPSTTQERP
- a CDS encoding glycosyltransferase family 4 protein, with protein sequence MHIVHVITRLILGGAQENTLLTVEGLHHRYGDDVTLITGPAEGPEGDLFDRAERQGLQVELMPELVRAIRPGTDWKAYQKLRQAIRRLNPEVVHTHSSKAGIVGRAAAWDEKVPLVVHTIHGLPFGPSEKPWRNRLYIGLERWAAKRCHAIVSVCDAMTEQALAAGVGMPEQFQTVYSGMEVEPFLNPPRPRDEIRRELGLADHDVAFATVARLFERKGHEDILEIAPRVLRQNPNVRFVWIGSGILRDRLEAEADRLGIRHAIHFTGLVPPDRIPELLNACDAVLHPSYREGLARVLPQGLIVGRPAISYDVDGAREVVLPETGILVPFLDRDRLASAILELAENADRRAALGAEGRRRFADQFRKETMVDQLRSLYTERLQGLSSPGDGRHRASVG
- a CDS encoding ArnT family glycosyltransferase, which encodes MDAPATLAEAPHEGRCRPPWREAVLIGLLALTLNLAGNGRASLWDRDEPRYAGCTREMRQSGDLIQPTFNAEPRYHKPVLIYWLMLGGTAIGGDNPFGARLASSLAGTASCLLIWGFGRRLFGPAQGRWAALALATAPIMVAESKLATTDATLLLWLIGAQWSVWELGQRASRWLTASFWACLALSVLTKGPAGPVMLISAAIMTWWWGGPTAGYRRLLGPLWPDATGLDEGLRFREAMARGGLAGLVAVPATMIALTLRVTGRWFVRNWGFLLFLAIAAPWYVAIGILSEGSFFSVAWGYHVVKRATEAIETHGGFPGYYVALTLPLLYPWSALLPASLVGLWRQRRQMPEAAFVLGWIIGPLLLLEIMRTKIIHYYLPAYPACALAVGWLIVALSRSELNLRRWTLGSTSLGLLAGVGIALSVGGLAGAVALPGQLRWPCLAAAVVIGLGTLYAVDRLRNGATERAAASLVGSWAVVMLIVGAWFLPSVEPYRLPQKVAKALDRIERTEGAVPVLASFKPPGIIYSIGYPIPELLGRVDADNYARRTGALVSALMPLELEMLRNHPRLQVEERGKVEGFNVERFRNEELTLVVIRPKPGTTSPDGGPVPTVARGRETLESLRIK